A single window of Enoplosus armatus isolate fEnoArm2 chromosome 22, fEnoArm2.hap1, whole genome shotgun sequence DNA harbors:
- the atp5f1c gene encoding ATP synthase subunit gamma, mitochondrial isoform X2 — MFARTSALVFAPQCGQVRNMATLKDITIRLKSIKNIQKITKSMKMVAAAKYARAERQLKPARVYGTGALALYEKADIQVPEEKASKHLLIGVTSDRGLCGAIHSNVAKAIKSEIATLTSAGKEVMVINVGDKLRGLLHRTHGSHIIMNCKEIGRKPPSFSDASVVATELLNSGYEFDQGSVIFNQFRSVISYKTDRKPLFSTDTVANAESMGVYDDIDADVLRNYQEFTLVNIIYLALRESSTSEQSARMTAMDSASKNASEMIDKLTLTFNRTRQAVITKELIEIISGAAAL; from the exons ATGTTCGCCAGGACCAGCGCGTTGGTGTTCGCCCCACAATG TGGGCAGGTCAGGAACATGGCTACCCTGAAGGACA TCACCATTCGGTTGAAGTCCATTAAGAACATCCAGAAAATCACCAAATCCATGAAAATGGTGGCCGCTGCCAAGTATGCTCGTGCTGAGCGGCAGCTGAAGCCAGCCAGAGTCTACGGCACTGGTGCTCTGG CCCTGTACGAGAAGGCCGACATCCAAGTGCCGGAGGAGAAGGCCAGCAAGCATTTGCTCATTGGTGTGACTTCTGACCGTGGACTCTGTGGTGCCATCCACTCTAATGTGGCCAAGGCCATTAAGAGTGAGATCGCCACCCTGACCAGCGCTGGCAAGGAGGTCATGGTGATCAACGTGGGAGACAAGCTGAGAGGCCTGCTGCACAG AACTCATGGAAGTCACATCATAATGAACTGTAAGGAAATCGGCCgcaagcccccctccttcaGCGACGCTTCAGTCGTCGCCACCGAGCTGCTCAACTCTGGATATGAATTTGACCAGGGCTCTGTCATCTTCAACCAATTCAG GTCTGTTATCTCATACAAGACGGACAGGAAGCCTTTGTTTTCCACAGACACAGTTGCTAACGCAG AGAGCATGGGTGTCTATGATGACATTGATGCTGACGTGCTGAGGAACTACCAGGAGTTTACTCTGGTCAACATCATCTACCTGGCCCTGAGGGAGTCCTCCACCAGTGAGCAGAGTGCCAGGATGACCGCTATGGACAGCGCCAGCAAGAACGCCT CTGAGATGATTGACAAGCTGACCCTCACCTTCAACCGTACCAGACAGGCCGTCATCACCAAGGAGCTCATTGAGATCAtctctggagctgctgctctgtaa
- the kin gene encoding DNA/RNA-binding protein KIN17 gives MGKADFLSPKAIANRIKSKGLQKLRWYCQMCQKQCRDENGFKCHCMSESHQRQLLLASEDPNKFMDYFSDEFKSDFLELLSRRFGTKRVHNNIVYNEYISDREHVHMNSTQWETLTDFTKWLGREGFCKVDETPKGWYVQYIDRDPETIRRQEEQARKKKQDLDDEERSARFIEEQVRRGRGGKETEETPVYTELKRESEEEKVAFNMGASTSVAGPSRLSSALGASALKAAASTKRKDTSSGSDSRAEKKKKSALEEIMEMEEKKKQQQQPVRTDYWLQPNIVVKVVTKRLGEKYHKKKAVIMEVRDKYGAVVKMIDSGDKLKLDQNHVETVIPAPGKRVLILNGPYRDTEALLEGINEKSFSAALTLDSGQQKGKRVDIAYEDFSKLA, from the exons ATGGGAAAAGCAGATTTTCTCTCCCCCAAGGCAATAGCCAACCGGATAAAATCCAAAGGTCTCCAGAAGTTGAGATGGTATTGCCAGATGTGTCAAAAACAATGCCGAGATGAG aaCGGATTCAAATGTCACTGCATGTCTGAGTCTCACCagaggcagctgctgctggcctcAGAAGACCCAAACAAGTTCATGGACTATTTCTCTGA TGAGTTCAAAAGCGACTTCCTGGAGCTGCTCAGCAGACGTTTTG GGACCAAGCGAGTGCACAACAACATTGTCTACAATGAGTACATCAGCGACAGAGAGCACGTCCACATGAACTCCACACAGTGGGAGACTCTCACTGACTTCACCAAGTGGCTGGGCAGAGAAG GTTTTTGTAAGGTTGACGAGACCCCTAAAGGCTGGTACGTCCAGTACATCGACCGCGACCCGGAGACCATCCGCCGCCAAGAGGAGCAGgcgaggaagaagaagcaggacCTTGACGACGAGGAGAGGAGCGCCAGGTTCATCGAGGAGCAGGTCCGCAGAGGCCGCGGCGGCAAGGAGACGGAA GAAACTCCAGTTTACACAGAGCTGAAGCGtgagagtgaagaagaaaaag TTGCTTTCAACATGGGCGCCTCTACATCTGTAGCCGGTCCTTCCAGGTTGAG TTCTGCCCTGGGTGCTAGTGCTCTCAAAGCTGCAGCATCAACCAAGAGGAAAGACACATCCTCCGGTTCAGACTCCAGGgcggagaagaagaagaaatctgcTCTGGAGGAGATCATGGAG atggaggagaagaagaagcagcagcagcagccagtcagaACAGATTACTGGCTGCAGCCCAACATTGTGGTCAAAGTTGTCACCAAGAGACTCGGAGAGAAGTACCACAAGAAGAAGGCCGTCATCATG GAGGTGCGGGACAAATATGGAGCGGTGGTGAAGATGATCGACTCCGGAGACAAACTGAAACTGGACCAGAATCACGTAGAGACGGTCATACCTGCACCAG GTAAACGGGTTTTGATCCTGAACGGTCcgtacagagacacagaagctCTGCTGGAGGGAATAAACGAAAAAAGCTTCAGCGCTGCGCTCACACTCGACTCG GGTCAACAGAAGGGGAAGAGAGTGGACATCGCCTATGAGGACTTCTCAAAACTGGCCTGA
- the atp5f1c gene encoding ATP synthase subunit gamma, mitochondrial isoform X1: MFARTSALVFAPQCGQVRNMATLKDITIRLKSIKNIQKITKSMKMVAAAKYARAERQLKPARVYGTGALALYEKADIQVPEEKASKHLLIGVTSDRGLCGAIHSNVAKAIKSEIATLTSAGKEVMVINVGDKLRGLLHRTHGSHIIMNCKEIGRKPPSFSDASVVATELLNSGYEFDQGSVIFNQFRSVISYKTDRKPLFSTDTVANAESMGVYDDIDADVLRNYQEFTLVNIIYLALRESSTSEQSARMTAMDSASKNASEMIDKLTLTFNRTRQAVITKELIEIISGAAAL; this comes from the exons ATGTTCGCCAGGACCAGCGCGTTGGTGTTCGCCCCACAATG TGGGCAGGTCAGGAACATGGCTACCCTGAAGGACA TCACCATTCGGTTGAAGTCCATTAAGAACATCCAGAAAATCACCAAATCCATGAAAATGGTGGCCGCTGCCAAGTATGCTCGTGCTGAGCGGCAGCTGAAGCCAGCCAGAGTCTACGGCACTGGTGCTCTGG CCCTGTACGAGAAGGCCGACATCCAAGTGCCGGAGGAGAAGGCCAGCAAGCATTTGCTCATTGGTGTGACTTCTGACCGTGGACTCTGTGGTGCCATCCACTCTAATGTGGCCAAGGCCATTAAGAGTGAGATCGCCACCCTGACCAGCGCTGGCAAGGAGGTCATGGTGATCAACGTGGGAGACAAGCTGAGAGGCCTGCTGCACAG AACTCATGGAAGTCACATCATAATGAACTGTAAGGAAATCGGCCgcaagcccccctccttcaGCGACGCTTCAGTCGTCGCCACCGAGCTGCTCAACTCTGGATATGAATTTGACCAGGGCTCTGTCATCTTCAACCAATTCAG GTCTGTTATCTCATACAAGACGGACAGGAAGCCTTTGTTTTCCACAGACACAGTTGCTAACGCAG AGAGCATGGGTGTCTATGATGACATTGATGCTGACGTGCTGAGGAACTACCAGGAGTTTACTCTGGTCAACATCATCTACCTGGCCCTGAGGGAGTCCTCCACCAGTGAGCAGAGTGCCAGGATGACCGCTATGGACAGCGCCAGCAAGAACGCCT CTGAGATGATTGACAAGCTGACCCTCACCTTCAACCGTACCAGACAGGCCGTCATCACCAAGGAGCTCATTGAGATCAtctctggagctgctgctct aTAA